The following are encoded in a window of Ictalurus punctatus breed USDA103 chromosome 13, Coco_2.0, whole genome shotgun sequence genomic DNA:
- the foxi1 gene encoding forkhead box protein I1, whose translation MFLEGERIMSAFGQQPSPQQLSPVANPSAQDVLDMAAYCDNLSAYHHHHHHQQQQSAHHPSPRSSVHAPAYGLAEYAAPGANPYLWLNGPSIGTASSPYLPGGANGASTYMQPGYGANQRQFLAPPAGFHGTDLSWLAVPGQQDLFKMVRPPYSYSALIAMAIQNAQGKKLTLSQIYQYVSDNFPFYKKSKAGWQNSIRHNLSLNDCFKKVARDEDDPGKGNYWTLDPNCEKMFDNGNFRRKRKRRVDAVKTEDTSALKLADTASLSGVVQRSPSPSEPKSSPEPSPCFNTFVSTMNSVMAGSGDGMRARDTGALLADLTRGREGVSPLSSYCPGETAPPSDPAHMSHRLSYYTPGFGNHFSVNSLIYNREGTEV comes from the exons ATGTTTCTCGAAGGAGAGCGGATTATGAGCGCCTTCGGGCAGCAGCCGTCGCCGCAGCAGCTGAGCCCGGTGGCCAACCCGAGCGCGCAGGACGTGTTGGACATGGCCGCCTACTGCGACAACCTGAGcgcctaccaccaccaccatcaccatcaacaaCAGCAGAGCGCACACCACCCATCACCCAGATCTTCTGTGCATGCTCCGGCCTACGGCCTGGCTGAGTACGCAGCTCCCGGTGCTAACCCGTACCTGTGGCTAAACGGGCCGAGCATCGGCACCGCTTCCTCTCCGTACCTTCCAGGAGGCGCGAACGGGGCCTCCACTTACATGCAGCCTGGTTATGGAGCGAATCAGCGGCAGTTCCTGGCACCTCCAGCCGGGTTCCACGGGACCGACCTCTCATGGCTGGCCGTCCCGGGACAACAGGACCTTTTCAAGATGGTTCGACCCCCATACTCGTACTCCGCCCTGATTGCCATGGCTATCCAGAACGCACAGGGCAAGAAACTCACACTCAGCCAGATCTACCAGTATGTCTCCGATAACTTCCCGTTTTACAAAAAGAGCAAAGCAGGCTGGCAGAACTCCATCAGGCACAACCTCTCGCTTAATGACTGCTTTAAGAAGGTCGCGCGTGACGAAGACGATCCCG GCAAGGGCAATTACTGGACTCTGGACCCGAACTGTGAGAAAATGTTTGACAACGGTAActtcaggaggaagaggaaaagacGAGTGGATGCGGTGAAAACGGAGGACACGAGCGCGCTCAAACTGGCGGACACGGCGAGCCTGTCGGGGGTCGTACAGCGTTCCCCGAGCCCGAGCGAGCCCAAAtcctcaccagaacccagcccGTGTTTTAACACGTTTGTCAGCACCATGAACTCGGTGATGGCAGGAAGCGGTGACGGGATGAGGGCGCGGGACACCGGCGCACTGCTGGCGGATTTAACGCGTGGTCGGGAGGGTGTGTCGCCCCTGAGCTCCTACTGCCCCGGAGAGACAGCGCCTCCGAGCGACCCGGCCCACATGAGCCACAGACTGAGCTACTACACCCCCGGCTTCGGCAATCACTTCAGCGTGAACAGTTTAATCTACAACCGAGAGGGAACCGAGGTTTAG